In the Haloferula helveola genome, one interval contains:
- a CDS encoding arylsulfatase, with protein MSAKTQSLGALLALLPAVAPAQDILFSDSFDRADARNIDASLTGIVDATGSSLAADGAYGQPFVDAANDTSGPDGNAANGGGAQILGGKLELADGAGTSNAYVRHNFINPEILAAGCFSVSVEISGATQSGTGQGGGFAIGMSEAEALDTGDAFNGDGSSDDLRRMTDAFGDPADSMAVSDFWVVLQADGQLVWGGIGDQPAFGSTDVGTKTGTVSAIFSLSDFNDGSSVGFEVFFDGASVGTGTFPWTGTDANFIGLDARDSGGVFFDNLSVGIPQPVVTLDCNPTTVAPGNPAKTISLSWSASLLPAGSTYAITADQAVSFPGGGQSGPATETGTVDAVVNGTLGDTTFTIEILDGASPVASAQATVFQKRPNVLLIMLDDMGWSDFGCYGSEIRTPTIDSLAVNGLRYRNFYNTARCSTTRCALLSGLYTQQVAANPGASLPNLITDNNVTIAELLSTTGYRRYMAGKWHLGTSADRSPIGRGFQHIFGQTSGGSFPHNQVSGGNHDSFWDPSNFGFYSENDEVPEIDWTGTTFHQTVGIGDYSVDFIDHHLGKNDGAPFFLYMPFNAVHWDINAPAEMADRYTDVADLSPDGLTADGGDDGGDYYHYEIGWDQVRADRFARQQSLGVRDPSWVLSPKSPAINSNGTASPLPPLTDIPDWSTLDADRQADLARRMAVYAAMLEQVDDNIRKVTDHLSANGLLDNTIIFILADNGGNYEGGLYGKTDGVSNADPVTGTANLRNMGQASNPDLHIGGGWANVNNTPFRLYKHYQHEGGIRTPCIVHWPDGITSPGRWIEDRGHLIDIMATIADVTDTAYPASWPGRTLLPLEGESLKPHFDPATAASFPARGIGFEHEANRAWFKGNYKFVTKNFAYPDGSSPQDEFELYDMSVDPTELNNLALSEMDLLLEMIDDWNAWATHVGVVADRLIDPPGPQVNPAPLPTDLFLDTFNRASNSDHDASAEGMSGLRVPPIGAGAAWWDAFEGGSTEVNNFALRMAVGSGMTETAVQHNFVDPEILAAGGFSVQVRVDEILSSDASGPADRYAGIAVGLTASEAQDSRDIGNAGPPYSFRGSVANPVGTADFLVDLDIDGNLKCWSNGALLDTVPVGQTTGNLLVCYQLASFAAGSPVTVSVFLDGRLIDIDSGSPAVSRSFVWDAADTNHIGLSARASDRVVLDNFAVRTLPLSASLASEYALANGLTDGGSASGADPDGDGDDNFTEWLKQGDPTGSDAGSKLLSISPSASGEFRFSYVHVNEADLAGLTYRFRYSTDLVGPVSSWPVFTPDEVSSEALGETHERRLAAVPAGLVTANDRLFILVEVE; from the coding sequence TTGAGTGCGAAAACCCAGTCCCTCGGGGCCCTTTTGGCCCTCCTGCCCGCCGTTGCCCCGGCTCAGGACATCCTTTTCTCCGACTCCTTCGATCGGGCCGATGCCCGGAACATCGATGCCTCCCTGACGGGAATAGTCGATGCCACCGGCTCGTCGCTGGCGGCCGACGGCGCTTACGGCCAGCCCTTCGTCGACGCGGCCAACGACACCAGTGGTCCCGATGGCAACGCCGCCAACGGAGGCGGCGCCCAGATCCTCGGAGGAAAACTCGAGCTCGCCGACGGCGCGGGAACCTCCAATGCCTACGTCCGGCACAACTTCATCAATCCGGAGATCCTCGCCGCCGGGTGCTTCAGCGTTTCGGTCGAGATTTCCGGAGCAACGCAGAGTGGAACCGGGCAGGGCGGCGGATTCGCGATCGGGATGTCCGAGGCCGAAGCCCTCGATACCGGCGACGCCTTCAACGGCGACGGCAGCAGCGACGACCTGCGCCGGATGACCGACGCGTTCGGAGATCCGGCGGACTCGATGGCGGTCTCGGATTTCTGGGTCGTCCTGCAGGCCGATGGCCAACTCGTTTGGGGCGGGATCGGCGACCAACCGGCCTTCGGCTCGACCGATGTCGGCACCAAGACGGGCACGGTGTCCGCCATTTTCTCCCTGAGCGACTTCAACGACGGCTCGTCCGTCGGCTTTGAGGTCTTCTTCGACGGAGCTTCGGTCGGCACGGGCACGTTCCCGTGGACCGGAACCGACGCCAACTTCATCGGTCTTGATGCGCGCGACAGTGGCGGCGTGTTCTTCGACAACCTGTCGGTCGGCATTCCGCAACCGGTCGTGACGCTCGACTGCAACCCGACGACCGTGGCGCCGGGGAATCCGGCCAAGACGATCAGCCTGTCGTGGTCGGCGAGTCTTCTGCCTGCGGGATCGACCTATGCGATCACGGCGGACCAGGCGGTCAGCTTTCCCGGCGGCGGTCAGTCGGGTCCGGCAACCGAAACGGGTACGGTGGATGCCGTAGTGAATGGAACCCTCGGTGACACCACATTCACGATCGAGATCCTCGATGGAGCGTCGCCGGTTGCCAGCGCGCAGGCGACCGTCTTCCAGAAGCGGCCGAATGTCCTGCTCATCATGCTCGACGACATGGGCTGGTCGGACTTCGGCTGCTACGGTTCGGAGATCCGCACGCCGACCATCGACTCGCTCGCCGTCAACGGCCTCCGCTACCGGAACTTCTACAACACCGCGCGCTGCTCGACCACCCGCTGCGCGCTTCTTTCGGGGCTCTACACCCAGCAGGTCGCCGCCAACCCCGGAGCGTCGCTGCCGAACCTGATCACCGACAACAACGTCACGATCGCCGAGCTGCTCTCGACCACCGGTTACCGGCGCTACATGGCGGGCAAATGGCACCTTGGCACCAGTGCGGACCGCTCGCCGATCGGGCGCGGGTTCCAGCACATCTTCGGACAAACGAGCGGCGGAAGCTTTCCCCACAACCAGGTCAGCGGCGGCAACCACGACTCGTTCTGGGACCCGTCGAATTTCGGGTTCTATTCGGAAAACGACGAGGTGCCCGAGATCGACTGGACCGGCACGACTTTCCATCAGACGGTCGGCATTGGAGACTACTCGGTCGATTTCATCGACCACCACCTTGGCAAGAACGATGGAGCGCCGTTCTTCCTCTACATGCCTTTCAACGCGGTGCACTGGGACATCAACGCGCCCGCGGAAATGGCCGACCGCTACACGGACGTGGCCGACCTTTCGCCGGACGGACTGACCGCGGACGGCGGCGACGATGGTGGGGACTACTATCACTACGAGATCGGCTGGGACCAGGTGAGGGCGGACCGTTTCGCGCGACAGCAAAGTCTCGGAGTACGGGATCCATCGTGGGTGCTCTCGCCGAAGAGCCCGGCGATCAACTCCAACGGAACGGCGAGCCCGCTGCCACCGCTGACGGACATTCCGGATTGGAGCACCCTCGACGCCGACCGTCAGGCGGATCTCGCGAGGAGGATGGCCGTGTATGCGGCGATGCTCGAACAGGTCGACGACAACATCCGCAAGGTCACCGACCACCTCTCCGCCAACGGACTCCTCGACAACACGATCATCTTCATCCTCGCCGACAACGGCGGCAACTACGAGGGCGGGCTCTACGGCAAGACCGACGGTGTTTCGAATGCCGACCCGGTGACGGGAACCGCCAACCTGCGCAACATGGGGCAGGCGTCGAACCCCGACCTCCACATCGGTGGCGGATGGGCGAACGTGAACAACACGCCGTTCCGGCTCTACAAGCACTACCAGCACGAGGGCGGCATCCGTACGCCATGCATCGTCCACTGGCCGGATGGCATCACCTCGCCCGGCCGCTGGATCGAAGATCGCGGACACCTGATTGACATCATGGCGACCATCGCCGACGTCACGGATACTGCCTATCCCGCGAGCTGGCCGGGACGTACGCTGCTGCCGCTCGAGGGTGAGTCGCTGAAGCCACACTTTGACCCCGCGACCGCCGCCAGCTTCCCCGCCCGTGGCATCGGCTTCGAACACGAGGCGAACCGCGCGTGGTTCAAGGGCAACTACAAGTTCGTGACCAAGAACTTCGCTTACCCGGACGGGTCTTCGCCGCAGGACGAGTTCGAGCTCTACGACATGAGCGTCGATCCCACCGAGCTGAACAACCTCGCGCTTTCCGAAATGGACCTGCTGCTCGAGATGATCGACGACTGGAACGCGTGGGCCACGCATGTCGGCGTGGTGGCGGACCGTCTGATCGATCCACCCGGTCCGCAGGTGAACCCGGCCCCGCTGCCGACAGACCTGTTCCTCGACACGTTCAACCGGGCCTCGAATTCCGATCACGATGCATCAGCGGAAGGCATGTCCGGGCTCCGGGTGCCCCCGATCGGTGCCGGCGCGGCGTGGTGGGATGCCTTCGAAGGCGGAAGCACGGAGGTAAACAACTTCGCGCTGCGGATGGCGGTTGGTTCGGGGATGACCGAGACCGCGGTGCAGCACAACTTCGTCGACCCCGAAATCCTCGCCGCGGGAGGCTTCTCCGTGCAGGTGCGGGTCGATGAGATCCTGTCGAGTGACGCGAGTGGTCCGGCGGACCGCTATGCCGGGATCGCGGTCGGGCTCACGGCATCCGAAGCGCAGGACTCGAGGGACATCGGCAACGCGGGTCCGCCGTACTCGTTCCGCGGGTCGGTCGCGAATCCGGTCGGCACCGCCGACTTCCTTGTCGACCTCGACATCGACGGCAACCTCAAGTGCTGGTCGAACGGTGCGCTGCTCGACACGGTGCCGGTCGGGCAGACGACCGGGAACCTGCTGGTCTGCTATCAGCTCGCGTCCTTCGCGGCCGGGTCGCCGGTGACGGTCAGTGTGTTTCTCGACGGGCGGCTGATCGATATCGACAGCGGCTCGCCCGCGGTGTCGCGGAGCTTCGTTTGGGATGCGGCCGACACCAACCACATCGGGCTCAGCGCCCGTGCTTCGGATCGTGTGGTGCTCGACAATTTCGCGGTGCGCACGCTGCCGCTGAGCGCTTCGTTGGCTTCGGAGTATGCCTTGGCGAACGGCCTGACGGATGGCGGTTCGGCGTCGGGCGCGGATCCGGATGGGGATGGCGACGACAACTTCACCGAATGGCTGAAGCAGGGTGATCCGACCGGATCGGATGCCGGGTCGAAGCTTCTCTCCATTTCCCCGTCCGCATCGGGCGAGTTCCGCTTCAGCTACGTCCATGTGAATGAGGCGGATCTGGCGGGCCTGACGTATCGTTTCCGCTACTCGACCGATCTGGTCGGTCCCGTTTCCTCGTGGCCGGTCTTCACGCCGGACGAAGTCTCAAGCGAAGCCCTCGGCGAGACCCACGAGCGCCGCCTTGCCGCGGTCCCGGCAGGATTGGTGACGGCGAATGACCGTCTTTTCATCCTCGTCGAGGTCGAGTGA
- a CDS encoding 30S ribosomal protein S1, whose product MSTQVLEPQNQELSELIDSKFTEFKEGTIVKGTIIEIRPQVVLVDIGYKSEGTIMASEFEDEEIEVGDEVEVLLEKLENDEGMVVLSKEKAAHKQNWDKIVRVYEDGGLVRGKVKAVVKGGLTVNVGVEAFLPGSQVDIIPPKDLTEYVGNVYEFKIVKVNDDRKNIVLSRREVIEAERAELRQRFLQTVKVGDKVTGAVKNLTDFGAFVDLQGMDGLLHVTDMSWGRINHPSEMLMIGQPVEVMILDVDREKERVSLGLKQMTDNPWEDIERKYQIGSSVKGKVTKLLPYGAFVELERGVEGLVHVSELSWVKRITRPSDVLELDQEIEAVVLGISIEEQKISLGVRQLEPNPWDEIEVRYPIGATIKGPVRNLTAYGAFVELEEGIDGMIHVSDMSWTRKINHPSEVLKKNDEVEAIVLSIDKANQRVSLGVKQLEDDPWSLIDDRFKVGDLVKGTVAKIASFGAFVSLDGDIDGLIHISQLSEDHVEKVKDVIKVGDEIEARVIKVDKVERRIGLSIKAVSYSEEELKKESASFESLRPSSEMVGLEQAFNLATAAAEEWSPSEEDED is encoded by the coding sequence ATGAGCACCCAAGTGCTTGAACCCCAAAACCAGGAACTCAGTGAACTGATCGATTCGAAGTTCACCGAGTTCAAGGAAGGAACCATCGTCAAGGGCACGATCATCGAGATCCGCCCGCAGGTCGTTCTCGTCGACATCGGCTACAAGTCCGAAGGCACCATCATGGCGTCCGAGTTCGAAGACGAGGAGATCGAAGTCGGCGACGAAGTCGAAGTCCTTCTCGAGAAGCTTGAAAACGACGAGGGCATGGTCGTCCTCTCGAAGGAAAAGGCCGCTCACAAGCAGAACTGGGACAAGATCGTCCGCGTCTACGAAGACGGCGGTCTGGTCCGCGGCAAGGTCAAGGCCGTCGTCAAGGGCGGTCTCACCGTCAACGTCGGCGTCGAGGCCTTCCTGCCCGGCTCCCAGGTCGACATCATCCCGCCGAAGGATCTCACCGAGTACGTCGGCAACGTCTACGAGTTCAAGATCGTCAAGGTGAACGACGACCGGAAGAACATCGTGCTTTCCCGCCGCGAGGTCATCGAGGCCGAGCGCGCGGAACTCCGCCAGCGCTTCCTGCAGACCGTCAAGGTCGGCGACAAGGTCACCGGCGCGGTCAAGAACCTCACCGACTTCGGTGCGTTCGTCGACCTTCAGGGCATGGACGGCCTGCTTCACGTCACCGACATGTCGTGGGGCCGCATCAACCACCCGTCGGAAATGCTCATGATCGGCCAGCCGGTCGAGGTCATGATCCTCGACGTCGATCGCGAGAAGGAGCGCGTGTCGCTCGGCCTCAAGCAGATGACCGACAATCCGTGGGAAGACATCGAGCGGAAGTATCAGATCGGTTCGTCCGTCAAGGGCAAGGTCACCAAGCTCCTCCCGTACGGCGCGTTCGTCGAACTCGAGCGCGGTGTCGAAGGCCTGGTCCACGTGTCCGAGCTTTCCTGGGTCAAGCGCATCACCCGCCCGAGCGACGTGCTCGAGCTCGATCAGGAAATCGAGGCCGTTGTCCTCGGCATCTCGATCGAAGAGCAGAAGATCTCGCTCGGCGTCCGCCAGCTCGAGCCGAACCCGTGGGACGAGATCGAGGTCCGCTACCCGATCGGCGCCACCATCAAGGGCCCGGTCCGCAACCTCACCGCCTACGGCGCGTTCGTGGAGCTGGAGGAAGGCATCGACGGCATGATCCACGTGTCCGACATGTCCTGGACCCGCAAGATCAACCACCCGTCCGAGGTGCTGAAGAAGAACGACGAGGTCGAAGCCATCGTGCTTTCCATCGACAAGGCCAACCAGCGCGTGTCTCTCGGCGTCAAGCAGCTTGAGGACGATCCGTGGAGCCTCATCGACGACCGCTTCAAGGTCGGCGACCTGGTCAAGGGCACCGTCGCGAAGATCGCTTCGTTCGGCGCCTTCGTCAGCCTCGACGGCGACATCGACGGCCTCATCCACATCTCGCAGCTCAGCGAGGACCACGTGGAGAAGGTCAAGGACGTCATCAAGGTCGGCGACGAGATCGAGGCCCGCGTGATCAAGGTCGACAAGGTCGAGCGCCGCATCGGTCTTTCGATCAAGGCCGTCAGCTACAGCGAGGAAGAACTCAAGAAGGAGAGCGCCAGCTTCGAAAGCCTGCGCCCGTCTTCCGAGATGGTCGGCCTCGAGCAGGCCTTCAACCTCGCCACCGCAGCCGCCGAGGAGTGGAGCCCGTCCGAAGAGGACGAGGATTGA
- a CDS encoding type B 50S ribosomal protein L31, with product MKKDIHPDLQPAIFVDMTTGARFITRSTKTSEKKETIDGVEYNVISAGITSDSHPFFTGQKQFVDTEGRIDKFQKRFGSVRRAGKPKLSQS from the coding sequence ATGAAAAAGGATATTCATCCCGACCTCCAGCCGGCCATCTTCGTCGACATGACGACGGGTGCCCGCTTCATCACCCGCTCGACCAAGACCTCCGAGAAGAAGGAGACCATCGACGGTGTGGAATACAACGTGATCTCCGCCGGTATCACCTCGGACTCGCACCCGTTCTTCACGGGTCAAAAGCAGTTCGTCGACACCGAAGGGCGCATCGACAAATTCCAGAAGCGTTTCGGCTCCGTCCGCCGCGCTGGCAAGCCGAAGCTCAGCCAGTCCTGA
- the holA gene encoding DNA polymerase III subunit delta, whose protein sequence is MAANSNIHAIIGTDEGRVKEEALRLHRELTGGNDDGFTHETIDGTADNSDGAFEICKRVVEALNTLPFFGGEKVVWLKSASFLVDDVTGRSERTLSGVESLKECLEAGLGNGVTFLLSATGIDKRRAFWKWLQKNASVKSYDKIDTTRDGWEEEVAALVEGRARDLGLSFEDDALELFVIQAGEATRQIGAELEKLDLFLGKERRTVELADVRRMVPMTRAGIVFEIGKALQTGDAARALELIDRQLEAGENAIGLMRASIIPTVRNLFMARVVAETGVPTGNYKAFAGALDRLPEIQRAWLPQKKAGGVNAYPLFLSMGAARAFRIEGLRKVMESALKADKALVTTALDHRLVLHRLVAEISSAAKRR, encoded by the coding sequence GTGGCCGCCAACTCGAACATCCATGCCATCATCGGCACCGACGAGGGGCGTGTGAAGGAGGAGGCGCTGCGGCTTCACCGCGAGCTGACGGGTGGCAACGACGACGGCTTCACGCACGAGACGATCGATGGCACCGCCGACAATTCCGATGGCGCTTTCGAGATCTGCAAGCGGGTCGTCGAGGCCCTCAACACGCTGCCGTTTTTCGGTGGAGAGAAGGTGGTGTGGCTGAAGTCGGCGAGTTTCCTCGTCGACGACGTCACCGGCCGCTCGGAGCGGACGCTGAGCGGGGTCGAGTCGCTCAAGGAATGCCTCGAAGCCGGACTCGGCAATGGGGTGACTTTCCTGCTGAGTGCCACCGGCATCGACAAGCGGCGGGCGTTCTGGAAATGGCTGCAGAAGAACGCCAGCGTGAAGTCGTACGACAAGATCGATACCACCCGCGACGGCTGGGAGGAGGAGGTCGCGGCGCTGGTCGAAGGGCGTGCGAGGGACCTCGGGCTGAGCTTCGAGGACGACGCGCTGGAGCTTTTCGTGATCCAGGCGGGCGAGGCGACGCGGCAGATCGGCGCGGAGCTGGAGAAGCTCGATCTGTTTCTCGGTAAGGAGCGTCGGACGGTTGAGCTGGCCGACGTCCGCCGGATGGTCCCGATGACCCGCGCGGGGATCGTTTTCGAGATCGGCAAGGCCTTGCAGACCGGTGACGCGGCGCGGGCGCTCGAGCTGATCGACCGCCAGCTCGAAGCGGGCGAGAACGCGATCGGGCTGATGCGTGCCTCGATCATTCCGACGGTCCGCAACCTCTTCATGGCCCGGGTGGTCGCCGAGACCGGTGTGCCGACGGGCAACTACAAGGCTTTTGCCGGCGCGCTCGACCGTCTGCCCGAAATCCAGCGGGCGTGGCTGCCGCAAAAGAAGGCCGGTGGTGTGAATGCCTATCCGTTGTTCCTCTCGATGGGAGCGGCGCGGGCGTTCCGGATCGAGGGCCTGAGGAAGGTCATGGAATCGGCTCTCAAGGCCGACAAGGCGCTGGTGACAACCGCGCTCGACCACCGGCTGGTGCTGCACCGGCTGGTCGCCGAGATCAGCTCGGCGGCGAAGCGGAGGTAG
- a CDS encoding DUF4190 domain-containing protein: MRWTDAVGLAGMNAMNHPPLPPAPPMRPTRPQTSGLCVASLVLGIFGLCSGLTAVLAVIFGHLGLSKVKSSGGRLAGGGMAVAGLVMGYFGLLVVGIFVAIMFAAGRSVEKKQAEAGKLFDVASVPVPAMPDLPEFEPVGDKGVRVGAVEISDGVGPGESMWMWIYLPPGDPAPGSLSAVLVAPAGTNLLSGSDLGPLGVDDYHDECLPYAEAGMAVVFYSIDGEVEDEEDDGSHRLGYEAFRDACAGVVNGRNALEYVFKRMPEVDTTRIYSAGHSSAGTLSLLFGAHEPRLAGSIAYAPAADVVDRLQELIDTPLVNSAFPQVKHFAKRSSPMTHVAEFSRPVFLFHAEDDENVPAEKTEEFASALKAAGADVTLRISEEGGHYVPMITEGIPAGIEWIRAQ; the protein is encoded by the coding sequence ATGAGATGGACGGACGCGGTCGGGTTGGCGGGAATGAATGCCATGAACCACCCGCCCCTGCCGCCCGCGCCACCAATGCGCCCGACCCGGCCCCAGACTTCGGGTCTTTGCGTGGCCAGTTTGGTGCTCGGGATCTTCGGGCTGTGCTCGGGTCTTACCGCGGTCCTTGCCGTGATCTTCGGTCATCTCGGCCTGTCCAAAGTGAAGTCTTCGGGCGGGCGTCTGGCCGGGGGCGGAATGGCGGTGGCCGGGCTCGTGATGGGCTATTTCGGACTGCTGGTGGTGGGGATCTTCGTCGCAATCATGTTCGCTGCAGGCCGATCGGTGGAGAAGAAGCAGGCGGAGGCGGGCAAGCTGTTCGACGTCGCTTCGGTGCCGGTGCCTGCGATGCCCGACCTCCCCGAGTTCGAGCCGGTCGGGGACAAGGGCGTCCGCGTCGGCGCGGTGGAGATCTCCGATGGCGTCGGTCCCGGCGAAAGCATGTGGATGTGGATCTACCTTCCGCCCGGCGATCCGGCTCCGGGATCGTTGTCGGCAGTCCTGGTCGCCCCGGCGGGGACCAACCTGCTTTCCGGATCCGACCTCGGTCCGCTGGGTGTCGATGACTACCACGACGAATGCCTGCCGTACGCGGAGGCCGGCATGGCGGTCGTGTTCTACTCGATCGATGGCGAAGTCGAGGATGAGGAGGACGACGGTTCGCATCGGCTCGGCTACGAGGCTTTCCGCGACGCCTGCGCCGGGGTGGTCAACGGCCGCAACGCGCTCGAGTATGTCTTCAAGCGCATGCCCGAGGTCGACACGACCCGGATCTACTCGGCCGGGCACAGTTCGGCGGGCACGCTTTCGCTGCTCTTCGGGGCTCACGAACCCCGCCTTGCCGGATCGATCGCCTACGCGCCGGCGGCCGACGTGGTGGACCGCCTGCAGGAGCTGATCGATACCCCGCTGGTGAACTCCGCGTTTCCCCAGGTGAAGCATTTCGCGAAGCGCAGCTCGCCGATGACCCATGTGGCCGAGTTTTCGCGTCCGGTGTTCCTCTTCCATGCCGAGGACGACGAGAATGTGCCGGCGGAGAAAACCGAGGAGTTTGCCTCGGCTTTGAAAGCGGCGGGAGCTGACGTGACCCTCAGGATCTCAGAGGAAGGCGGACACTACGTGCCGATGATCACGGAAGGCATTCCTGCGGGCATCGAGTGGATCCGGGCTCAGTGA
- a CDS encoding aminopeptidase, producing the protein MKASRMSLLACLVVLAVSGCRTVEFYSQAVAGQVEVLAKRQPIDKVIAKTDDTGLRERLELTKRLLAFAESELKMPSGGSYELYTELGRDHLVWVVHAAPELSMEPKKWWYPVVGEQAYRGYFREDLAREEMARLEADGYETWVGEVDAYSTLGVFRDPVLDTFVERAEVDYAELIFHELVHRKYYVSGDTPFNESMAEAVAREGVRRWFRKTGRPHLVKRYDERLVKIGQALDAIGGASERLKKLYASDRCDADKLVAKDRELKRLNRELRALRTEWGRGLKSWIEEPVNNARLNSFTTYEAGVPRFERMIEECDGDFDRFWERVKEK; encoded by the coding sequence ATGAAGGCTAGCCGGATGTCGCTGCTCGCGTGTCTCGTGGTGCTGGCCGTTTCCGGCTGCCGGACCGTCGAGTTCTACTCGCAGGCGGTCGCCGGACAAGTCGAGGTGCTGGCGAAGCGGCAGCCGATCGACAAGGTCATCGCCAAGACCGACGACACCGGTCTGCGCGAGCGGCTGGAGCTCACGAAACGCCTGCTCGCCTTCGCCGAGAGCGAACTGAAGATGCCGTCGGGCGGGAGCTACGAACTCTACACCGAGCTCGGTCGCGATCACCTCGTGTGGGTCGTCCACGCCGCTCCGGAGCTGTCGATGGAGCCGAAGAAGTGGTGGTATCCGGTGGTCGGCGAGCAGGCCTACCGCGGCTACTTCCGTGAGGACCTCGCCCGGGAGGAGATGGCACGTCTCGAAGCCGACGGCTACGAAACGTGGGTTGGCGAGGTCGATGCCTACTCGACACTCGGGGTGTTTCGCGACCCGGTGCTGGATACCTTTGTCGAGCGGGCCGAGGTCGACTACGCCGAGCTGATCTTCCATGAGTTGGTGCACCGGAAGTACTACGTTTCTGGTGATACGCCCTTCAACGAGTCGATGGCCGAAGCGGTCGCGCGTGAAGGGGTGCGGCGGTGGTTCCGGAAGACGGGGCGACCGCATCTGGTGAAGCGTTACGACGAAAGGCTGGTGAAGATCGGGCAGGCGCTGGATGCGATCGGCGGGGCTTCGGAACGGTTGAAGAAACTGTACGCCTCGGACCGCTGCGATGCCGACAAGCTGGTGGCGAAAGATCGCGAGCTGAAACGGCTGAATCGCGAGTTGCGGGCCCTGCGCACCGAATGGGGCCGCGGACTGAAGTCGTGGATCGAAGAGCCGGTGAACAACGCGCGTCTGAATTCCTTCACGACCTACGAGGCCGGTGTCCCGCGTTTCGAGCGGATGATCGAGGAATGCGATGGGGACTTCGACCGCTTCTGGGAGCGGGTGAAGGAGAAGTAG
- the tadA gene encoding tRNA adenosine(34) deaminase TadA, translating into MEIDLLSDDYFMGQALREARKAAAATEVPIGCVIVREQRVIGRAWNQVETLKDATAHAEMLALTAAQQALGDWRLEGCTLYVTKEPCPMCAGAIVHCRPDRVVFGCPDEKGGAAGGWINLLQANPPLNHQCEIASGVMGEECLALLQGFFREAREKKKALRDAAKSNGHPKDEG; encoded by the coding sequence GTGGAGATCGATCTTCTCAGCGATGACTACTTCATGGGTCAGGCCCTGCGCGAGGCGCGCAAGGCGGCTGCGGCGACCGAGGTGCCGATCGGTTGCGTGATCGTGCGCGAGCAGCGGGTGATCGGCCGGGCTTGGAACCAGGTCGAAACGCTGAAGGACGCGACCGCCCACGCCGAGATGCTGGCCCTGACTGCCGCGCAGCAGGCGCTCGGCGACTGGCGGTTGGAAGGCTGCACGCTCTACGTCACCAAGGAGCCATGTCCGATGTGCGCCGGCGCGATCGTTCACTGCCGGCCGGACCGGGTGGTCTTCGGCTGTCCCGACGAGAAAGGCGGCGCCGCCGGAGGCTGGATCAATCTGCTCCAGGCGAATCCGCCGCTGAACCATCAGTGCGAGATTGCGTCGGGCGTGATGGGCGAGGAATGCCTTGCGTTGCTGCAGGGGTTCTTCCGTGAGGCCCGGGAAAAGAAGAAGGCGTTGCGCGATGCCGCGAAATCGAACGGGCACCCGAAGGATGAAGGCTAG
- the rpe gene encoding ribulose-phosphate 3-epimerase has protein sequence MIPPTYKDRVIAPSLLAADFSRIREEVTRAIRAGADWMHLDVMDGHFVDNISFGPAVVLAVHESNDIFLDVHLMISRPDHYLDRFLAAGSDMITVHAEADHDVAETLGRIRAAGCKAGLAINPATPIEDAEPFLDKIDLLLCMTVVPGFGGQAFMDEVLPKIEAAAKLREDRGLEFHIEVDGGIDHKTASRCAQAGANVMVAGSSTFGAPDMAQAITAIRQA, from the coding sequence GTGATTCCACCGACCTACAAGGACCGAGTCATCGCCCCTTCCCTGCTCGCCGCCGATTTCTCGCGGATCCGCGAAGAAGTGACCCGCGCGATCCGCGCCGGTGCCGACTGGATGCACCTCGACGTGATGGACGGACACTTCGTCGACAACATCTCGTTCGGGCCCGCCGTCGTTCTCGCGGTGCACGAATCGAACGACATTTTCCTCGATGTCCACCTGATGATCTCGCGGCCGGACCACTACCTCGACCGCTTCCTCGCGGCCGGATCCGACATGATCACGGTGCACGCCGAGGCCGACCACGATGTGGCCGAAACGCTCGGCCGGATCCGTGCCGCGGGCTGCAAGGCGGGGCTGGCGATCAACCCGGCGACCCCGATCGAGGACGCCGAGCCGTTTCTCGACAAAATCGACCTTCTGCTCTGCATGACCGTGGTTCCGGGCTTCGGCGGGCAGGCCTTCATGGACGAGGTTTTGCCGAAAATCGAGGCCGCAGCGAAGCTGCGCGAGGACCGGGGGCTGGAATTCCACATTGAAGTCGACGGCGGAATTGACCACAAAACCGCCTCGCGCTGCGCCCAGGCCGGTGCGAATGTCATGGTGGCCGGCTCGTCGACCTTCGGCGCTCCGGACATGGCTCAGGCCATCACCGCCATCCGACAAGCCTAG